The window GTGCATTTCACCAAGTGATCCACCAGTTACAGTAAAGTCTTGTGAAAAAGCATATACAAGTCTTCCGTCAATCATTCCGTAACCAGTTACTACTGATTCAGATGGAAGATCTTGTTTGTCCATTCCAAAGTTTGTACATCTGTGTTGTACGAAAGCATCGATTTCTACAAAACTTCCAGCATCAAAGAAATACTCAAGTCTCTCACGAGCTGTCATTTTACCTTTTTCGTGTTGTTTTTCTATTCTCTTAGCACCACCGCCAAGAGAAATTTTTTCTTTCATTTTTAGCATCTTCTCTAATTTAGAAGCAGCAACAGACATAATTTTATAGCCCCCTTAGTTTTTATTGTCTTTCACTTAATTCGATTAATACTCCGCAAGTTCCCTTTGGATGCATAAATGCTATTTTTGCTCCTCCAGCACCATATCTAGGAGATTCGTCGATCATTCTGTATCCTTTTTCTTTCATATCTGCAATAGCTTCCTCAATGTTTTCTACTTTAAAAGCTACGTGTTGAACTCCTTCACCTTTTTTGTCGATGAATTTTGCAATAGGACCGTCTGGAGAAGTAGACTCTAATAATTCAATCTCAGTGTCTCCAACTGGCATAAAAGCAACTCTTACTTTTTGCTCTTCTACAGTTTCGATTCCGTGTAGTGGGATACCCATTACGTCCTCATAAAATTTTACAACAGCGTCAAGATCTTTTACAGCAATACCAATGTGATCTACTTTTAATGCTTTCATTTTTACCTCCCATTTATTTTTATTAATTCATATTTATTTTTTCTAATATCATTTCTGCAGCTGAATAAGGATCTGTTTCCTTTTTGGCAACCTTTTGAGATAAATCATCTATAACTTCACCGTTATATGTTTTCTCAAAAAGCTTTCTTGTCATTCTTTCTTTAACTATTGTCAAAAGCTCACTTTTTCTGTTCTCTACTCTTCTGACATGACCTTTTCCACTACCAGTCATATATTCACGGTGTTCAAATATAGAGTCAAGCAGCTCTTTAATACCCTGATTTTCAACAGCAATAGCCATATTAACCGGAGGATTCCACTCATTTTTATTGAATTCGAGCATCATCCGAATTTCACGTGCTGTTTTTTCAGCTCCGTCTCTGTCTGCTTTGTTTATTACAAACACATCTCCGATTTCCATAACTCCTGCTTTGATTGCCTGGATATCGTCCCCTAATCCTGGGACCATTACCATAAGTGTTGTATCACATGATTTTACGATGTCAACTTCTGACTGTCCTACTCCCACAGTTTCAACAAATATGTACTCGCAGCCGTATATATCCAATACATCCACAGCTACTCCTGTAGCCTCTGAGATTCCTCCCAGATTTCCTCTAGCACCCATTGATCTTATAAAAACACCTGGGTCTGTATTAAGATCGCTCATTCTTATTCTATCACCAAGGATAGCTCCACCTGTGAATGGACTTGTAGGGTCTACTGCAATAACTCCTACTTTGTGTCCTGCGGCTCTGCATACTTTTACAAGTTTGTCTGTCAAAGTACTTTTTCCTGCCCCAGGAGGGCCGGTAACACCTATAACATAGGCGTTACCAGTTTTGTGATAAAGCTCTTTTATCACATCTAAAGCCTCTTGTTGTCCGTTTTCACCCATGGATATCAATCTAGCAGCAGCCCTTTTCTTCCCTTCTAAAAGTCCTTGCTTAAAATCTTCCATAGCACTTCTCCTAAGAAACTATTTTTTTACGTTAGCTTTGATATAATCAATTGTAACTGATGTTGGAGTTCCTGGAGTGAATATTTCTGCACAACCATTTTCTTTTAAGAAAGGGATGTCATCTGCAGGGATTACTCCTCCACCTACGAATAATACATCGTCTGCTCCTTCAGCTTTAAGTAATTTTGCAATTTTTGGAAGTAGTGTGCTGTGAGCTCCTGAAAGGATGCTGCAAGCAACTACGTCTACATCTTCTTGTATAGCAGCATTTACGATTTCTTCAGGTGTTTGACGAAGTCCAGTATAGATAACTTCCATTCCTGCATCTCTAAGTGCTCTTGCTACAACTTTTGCTCCTCTATCATGTCCATCAAGACCTGGTTTAGCTACTAAAACTCTAATAGGTTTATCCATTTTTAAATCCTCCTAAAATCTATTATTAATTATTATAACTTGATGCTTTGCTTGTACTCTCCGAATACCTCTCTCATAACTCCACAGATTTCTCCAAGAGTTCCGTATGCTCTTACAGCATCAACAATGTAAGGCATTAGGTTTTCATCTGTAGAACAAGCAGCTTTTAGAGCAGCTAGTTTTTCAGCAACTGCATCGTTGTCTCTCTTAGCCTTAAGTGCGTTTATTTTATCAGTCTGCATTTGTCCAACAGCTGGATCAACTTTTAATAGATCTTTTGGTGCGTCTTCCTTGATTATGTATTTGTTCATACCAACGATGACTCTGTCACCTTTTTCGATATCCATTTGGTAGTTGTAAGCAGCATCCATGATCTCTTCTTGGATATAACCTTTTTCGATAGCAGCTGGTGCTCCACCAAGCTCGTCAATTTTCTTGATGAACTCCATAGCTTTATCTTCGATATCTTTTGTTTTTGCTTCGATGTAGTAAGATCCTGCTAATGGATCTACTGTATTAGTAACTCCACTTTCTTCTGCAACTATTTGTTGAGTTCTAAGTGCAACCATAACTGATGCTTCAGTAGGAAGAGCTAGAGCCTCATCTTTAGAGTTTGTATGTAGAGATTGAGTTCCACCCATTACAGCAGCAAGAGTTTGGATAGCAACTCTTACGATGTTGTTTTCAGGCTGTTGTGCAGTAAGAGTAGATCCTCCTGTTTGAGTATGGAATTTAAGAGCCATTGATTTTGCACTCTTAGCTCCAAATCTTTCTTTCATGATCTTAGCCCAAAGTCTTCTAGCAGCTCTGTATTTTGCTACTTCTTCTAAAAGGTCATTGTGAGCATTGAAGAAGAATGAAAGTCTAGGAGCAAATGTATCTACGTCTAGTCCAGCTTTTACAGCTGCATCAACGTATGCGATACCATCAGCAAGAGTGAATCCTACTTCTTGAGCAGCTGTAGATCCAGCTTCTCTGATATGGTATCCAGATATTGAGATTGTATTCCACTGAGGTACTTCTTTTGAACAATATTCGAAAATATTAGTTATAAGTCTCATTGATGGAGTAGGTGGGAATATGTAAGTTCCTCTAGCAATGTATTCTTTTAAGATATCGTTTTGGATAGTTCCTCTAAGTTTATCAGCAGAAACTCCTTGCTTTTCAGCAACTACGATGTACATAGCAAGTAGTACAGACGCAGGTCCGTTGATTGTCATTGAAGTACTTACTTTACCAAGATCGATTCCTCCGAATAGGATCTCCATGTCAGCTAGTGAATCGATAGCAACTCCAACTTTTCCAACTTCTCCTTCAGATAATTCGTGATCTGAGTCATAACCTATCTGTGTAGGAAGGTCAAATGCAACTGAAAGTCCCATTGATCCTTGCTCGATAAGATACTTGTATCTCTTGTTTGATTCTTCTGCAGTTGAGAATCCAGCGTACATTCTCATTGTCCAGAATCTACCTCTATACATTGTAGGCTGTACCCCTCTTGTAAACGGATATTCTCCAGGGAAACCTAATTCTGAAAGGTAATCTACACCCTCTACATCAGCAGGTGTATAAAGTCTTTCAATTTCTTCTCCTGATCCAGTTACAAACTGGGATCTCATTTCAGGTCTTTTTTCTAGACCTTTTTTTGTTTTCTCGTCGTACTTTGCAAATCCTTCTTTCACTTCAGCGAGTTTTTCCGCTTTGAACATATGAAGTTCCTCCTTGAATAAAATAATTAGTTTGTTGGAAATTTATCTATTTAATTTTCATGCTGCCAGTTTTAACGAACCTATCATGCCAAGAAAGTGACTCACCAATAATGTGCGGCTCGTGACCTCCAACCTCTTTCTCAGCTCTTTCAAGATAATCAAGTAATGCAGGTCTATAGTCAGGGTGAGCACAGTTATTTATTATAGCTCTAGCTCTTTCTCTTGCAGTAAGACCTCTAAGGTCAGCTGTACCCTGCTCAGTAACAATTACCTGCACATCATGCTCAGTATGATCTACATGAGATACCATAGGTACGATTGAAGAGATGTCTCCTCCTTTAGCTGTAGAAACAGTTGTGTATATTGAAATATAAGCATTTCTAGTAAAGTCTCCAGACCCACCTAAACCATTCATCATTCTGTTACCCATGATCATAGTTGAGTTTACATGTCCGTACATATCTACTTCTATAGCTGTGTTCATTGCTATTACACCAAGCTGTCTTGTTAAGATTGGGTTGTTAGAAATTTCCATCGGTCTTAGTATACAGTATTTTGCATAATGTTTCATGTTTTCTTTTAATTTTACCAATCCTGTGTCAGAAGGTGTGAATGAAGTTCCTGATGCAACCCTTACTTTTCCTGCATCGATAAGGTCAAACATTGAATCCTGAATAACCTCTGTATAACATGTAAGATCTTTAAAATCAGAATCTACTAGTCCACCTAGTACTGCGTTTGCAACAGATCCCACTCCCGATTGAAGCGGTAGAAGATTTTCAGGAAGTCTTCCCTCTGCAACCTCTTTTTTGAAGAATTCTATTATGTTTGCTGATATTTTTTTAGAATCCTCATCTATTGCTCCTAGAGGTCTAACGTTATCAGGAATGTCACATTCTACGATTGCTGCGATTTTAGCAGGATCACATGGAATATAAGTAGTTCCTATTCTGTCTCCTGGATCTTTTAATGGAATAGGCTCACTAAATGGTGGCTTTTTCACTGAATATATGTCATGACAACCTTCAAGTTCCATAGGTTGAGTCGAGTTGATTTCAACGATTACGATATCTGCATTTGCTATTCCTTGTGGAGATACTCCTACTGATGTTGTAGGTATAATTCCTCCGTCTTCAGTTATTGCAATTGCCTCTACAATGGCTATATCTATGTTTCCAAAGAAACCATAGTCAATATATCTAGGTACATGGCTAAGGTGCATATCTTGGTATGCCACTGTTCCTGCATTTAGTGCTTTTCTCATATCTTTGTTTGTCTGATATGGGAATCTTCTTGCGATCGCTCCTGCTCTAGTCAGTGCTCCGTCTAACTCATCCCCTACAGATGCTCCTGTAATAAGAGTAAGGTCATATTTTTCCTCTGAAGCTTCTGCCATCTTTGCTAATGCAAGAGGTACAGCTTTAGGATAACCTGCTGGCGTGAATCCACTTGTAACAAGAGTCATTCCAGGTTTTACAAGCTTTGCAGCTTCTTCTGCTGTGGTAACTTTTTTCTTCAGTTCTTCGCAACGAATACGTTCTTTTAACATATACTTTATCCCACCTCGTCTTATAATATGTTTTTGCTATTTATTTAGAGTTCAATACACTAAAATATATTTTAAAAATAAAACTGATTTCAAATTACTGAGTTTATTTTGAGCAGAACACAGATATTGTTGTTTTCAAATCTGTGTTCTGCCATTTTTTATTACATAGGCATTTTATGTAAGATTATTGTGAACAGTACCATTCCAAAGAGTGCAAATGGATATGTAGCTCCGTATCCTGCTGCTGGGTCATCATTACCTACTGCATCGATTGCCACTCCTAGTCCAGGAGTAGATGTCATACCACCACAGATAGCTCCTGAAAGCATGATCCAGTTGATTCCCATAGCGTATTTACCTACGATGAATCCGATTGTCATTGCAATGATTCCAACCATTAGTGAAACAAATGCTAGGAAAAGTCCTGATCCAGTAAGTGAATCAATAACTGCAAATCCATATCTAAGTCCTACTATTGCTAAGAAAAGAGCAAGTCCTACTTCTCTTATAGCTGCAAGGATTTTCTTATCCATTCTAAAGTGGAACATTCCAACTTTACCAATGTAACCAAATACTAGAGATGCTATTAGTACTCCTCCTGTAGAACCAAGTCCGAAGTAACCTAGAGGTCCTAAGAATATTTTGATCTTACCGATAAAGTAACCTACTGCACATGCAAGTATAAATGCTGTAAGGTCAAAAGTTACTGTTTCTATCTCTTTTACTCCGCCAGCTGCTTCTGCTGCTGCCATCTCTTCGTTAAACTTTTTATATTCTTCATCTACATTAAGTCTGAATAAAATTGGGAAGAATCTCATAGCTAAGATAACTATTATTACTCCGAATGGATATCCGATAGCATGTCCTACTCCAACTCCTGCTTCTGCTTTTACTACGAATTCATCAATTTGTTCTGGTGTAAGAGAAGCTGTATTTTCAAGTGTTACTGCCTCTTCACCAAGGATGTTTAGTATTCTTTCTTTATTATGATCATTTTGGTTGCTATAGTCTTCAGCCCATCCTCTAGCGTGCTCTCTAGCTGTCTCGATGGCTGCTGCCAGTCCTGGAGAACTTGTAAGAGCTCCTGTATAAACACCTGAAACCTCATAAGGGCTTGCACTTTTACTCATAAGAGTAAGTCCGTAAGTAGTAGCCGCTCCTAAAAGAGTGATGATAAATCCAAGAATTATGAATTTTGCACCGTATTTTTTAATAATAATACCGATCTTGTCTGCTGCAAGAAGTCCAACCGCTGCAACGAATAGTATCAAGAAAAGTAAAAAGAACATTTTATCTACAACTGATATCTTTAGAAGCTTGTGAGCCGCTTTTACATGACTAGCAACATCTCCTGCTGCGACAGTATCTACTGCCATCTTTCTTACTGCCCATCCCATTCCAAGTCCTGTAAAAAGGGTCCCTGAAGTTCCTATTTTTAAAAGTTTACCAAGTATCATTCCTGTAACAACTGCGACGAACATCAGAACAAACTGGTCCATCATAAAAGTCATCAAATCAAATTTCATAATTCCTCCCTCGTTATGTTTTGGTGAAAATAATAACTCATAAAGCTATAGTATTCCTAAAAGATGTACACGCAAGGTCAGCAAAGCTGCCCCGAAAGATTCTTAAGATGCTGTTAGGGTCCGGATCCTATTTTCTCAAGAAAATTTTAGTATGTTTCTATAAAATAAAAAAGTTGATATACTCTCTCCTCGGTCCATACATTATAGCGGTTACATAAAAATGTTTCACGCCTAATATACTTCTCTTAAAGAAAGTAAATCAACTTTTATTTTACCGTTTAAAGAACAAAGGGTCGCTTTATTCCCGCGGCAAAACCGTCACTTACTAGTTTCCAGGGCTTTTCTGTTTTCTAAAGCTTTGAGGTATCGATCACAACATATTTTCGTCGCAGTTATTAATGCCTTCCTAGTGGAGCCATGATAATCGTTTTTGAATTTATGCTCGAGAGCACTGATATCAGTCAGCTTCTCTCCTTCAAGTATCCTCTTTACAAATTCTCTAGCTAATTTCGTTACCAGCGAACAGTCTGCTTTAATAATTTCTCCAGTTTCTACATCTACTTCCATGCTAACACCTATAACGGAATAAACGTCAGATGCAGAAATTCCTCCTGGTATTTTTGAATACCCTGTGACTAACACTCTATTTCCCATTGCAACACCCCTGAGAAAATTTTCTGTAATTATCGTTTAGTAACATCATTCACATTAAAGGTATACCTCTTTTTTAGCATTATATTCAATCACTTTTTATCAATGTTAGTCATATATAGAGTATATATTACCCCTCTGCCCCTGTGATACCAAAGAAATTAATTCTATAATCGCTTTTAAAAAAAATTAAAAAAACATAAAAAATGTTTTGATTACACACGTTTTGAAATTTCTTCGAATTCAAAACATTTATAAAATTTATCTTTAGAATTCTTTTTGTAAATAATTCAAGCTGTAACTTTTTTTGAAATACAGTTATATAATTCACAATCTATAACAAAAAATAAAATCAGTGCACTGAAAACTGCTATTTATACACTGATTTTTAAATAAAAACAATTTAGGGTATTCATTCTGGGAAAATATTAGCTCTGAAAATTACTGTACAGTGAACTCTCTAGATTCCAAAATTACTCCGTTATCGTCGGTCAAATCGACTATCCAGCTCCCTTTGTCATATAAATTTTTGGATGACCATGTACGCCATCTATAACCTTTTATTTTAAGTGAAACAGATGCCATCATTTCTTTTGTTCCGTCGTCTTTTAATAGATACCAGTTATGAAAAACTTTTTTTTCATCTGTTCCTATATCTGTAAGTTCCGTAAAAAATACCGCTCGCTCTCCAAAATAAAACAAATTTCTATGGGGAGCAGGTTCTTTTTGAACTATAGCGTCAGTCAGAACAGATCTCGAGACGTTATAGGATGTCTCTCCATAGGCTAAACTTAAAACTGCCATAAAAAATATCAAACTTAATATTTTCTTCATGATAAATACCTCCCTAGTTTAAAAGAAATACCCTTTAGTATCTCAATGTTATTATTTTTTTATTCATTGGTAAAAAACCTGTGATTATAAATATTATATACTAAATTTAAATCCAATACTTTTTTTAATAAAATTTAATTAAAAAAACACAATTTTGACACATAGGATACCTAGTATTTTATTTAGTTATTATCTAATTTAAAATTTTTATTTAAATGGAGGTATGCCTATGAAAAAAATGTTGATTGTATTGATGTTACTGGGGTGTTTTTCTTTTTCCCAGGCAAGACCCTTTGAACATGTTCACTTTAGTAAAGATCCACTGCTAATTCCTTTTGCAGCAGCAGTTACCATATTTGGACTGGTAACTTTAAACAATCAAAATGACTATAGGGAATTTGAAAACGGAATAAAAGAGACTGTATTCCTTATAGACGAGGCTGACAATATTGAAGAATTGACCAGAATAAAGGCCACCCACTCAAAATATTTTACAGAATCTGTAGAAAGCCTTTATCATGACAAAAAAAGAAGTCTTGAAAGTACAAAATACATCTCTGAAAATCTCAATAAAGAGGAAGAGCTTACAATATTTCTTATACATGATGCAGAAAGTATAGAGGAACTAGAAATTATAAAAGAAAAAAGATTAAAATATTTTTCAGAAGATGTTCAGGATGAATATTTTTCCAAGAAAAAATTCATCTTGAAAAATTAATAATCAAATTTGCATTTTATTTTAAGGGCTCCTATATAGGGGCTCTTTTATATTTAGATATTATTTCAAGATTCTTCATATAAATATATCCGAAAGATCAAAATCTTACAATTTTATCAAAAGAAATTATTAGTTGTTTATACTTTTGATATAATATCTGTTATTTTCTTTTTGTAAATCAATTTTTATATCAAAAATTTTAGATAAATTTTTTGAATTAAGTATTTCGTTTTTCTTTCCCTGTTTAAAAATTGTTTTGTTGTGCATCAAAGCCACATGGGTAATTTCCTGAAAAATTTCTTCGATATGGTGCGTAACTAGTATAATAGTAGTTTTTCTAGAAAGCTTTTGTATAAATTTTATAAAACTGTCCTGAGCTTTTATATCCAATCCCACTGTGGGTTCATCTAGTATCAATGCCTTGGGATCGTGAATCAATGCCCTTCCTATAATACAACGCCTCAACTGTCCTGTACTCATCTGATGGACTTTTTTATCTTTTATTTCTAAAATCTCAAGAAATTCTAAAACCTCCAAAACCTTTTCATGCTGTTCTTTTGTAAAGTCGTGATATTTGTAGATTCCAATAGAACTATAATATCCGCTTAAGACTACCTCATAGGCAGTTTCAAATTTTCCATGGATGCCAAAATGATTATGAAGGTCATTTGTGATAATCCCAAGTCTTTTTCTGATTTCAAATAAACTCCATCTGTCTTCTCCGAATAATTTTTTTCTAAAGGGGTAACCTGTATTTGGATGCAGATCATTTGAGATCAATTTAATCAAGGTTGATTTCCCACTTCCATTGGCTCCTAAAATAGCCCAGTGCTCATCTGTATTGATTTTGAGGTTAATATTCTCTAGAACCGGTTGGCCCACTTCATAATTTATATGTATATTTTCAAAATCAATTATATTTTTTAAAAAATCTTTATCTTTCTCCAAATTTTTGACCTCCTATATTGTTTATTTTAAATTTTAATCTTAAATTACTATTATATCTTATCATATATCTGATATTTTATTAAAGTTAATCGAAA is drawn from Ilyobacter polytropus DSM 2926 and contains these coding sequences:
- a CDS encoding acyl-CoA mutase large subunit family protein translates to MFKAEKLAEVKEGFAKYDEKTKKGLEKRPEMRSQFVTGSGEEIERLYTPADVEGVDYLSELGFPGEYPFTRGVQPTMYRGRFWTMRMYAGFSTAEESNKRYKYLIEQGSMGLSVAFDLPTQIGYDSDHELSEGEVGKVGVAIDSLADMEILFGGIDLGKVSTSMTINGPASVLLAMYIVVAEKQGVSADKLRGTIQNDILKEYIARGTYIFPPTPSMRLITNIFEYCSKEVPQWNTISISGYHIREAGSTAAQEVGFTLADGIAYVDAAVKAGLDVDTFAPRLSFFFNAHNDLLEEVAKYRAARRLWAKIMKERFGAKSAKSMALKFHTQTGGSTLTAQQPENNIVRVAIQTLAAVMGGTQSLHTNSKDEALALPTEASVMVALRTQQIVAEESGVTNTVDPLAGSYYIEAKTKDIEDKAMEFIKKIDELGGAPAAIEKGYIQEEIMDAAYNYQMDIEKGDRVIVGMNKYIIKEDAPKDLLKVDPAVGQMQTDKINALKAKRDNDAVAEKLAALKAACSTDENLMPYIVDAVRAYGTLGEICGVMREVFGEYKQSIKL
- a CDS encoding cobalamin B12-binding domain-containing protein; its protein translation is MDKPIRVLVAKPGLDGHDRGAKVVARALRDAGMEVIYTGLRQTPEEIVNAAIQEDVDVVACSILSGAHSTLLPKIAKLLKAEGADDVLFVGGGVIPADDIPFLKENGCAEIFTPGTPTSVTIDYIKANVKK
- the meaB gene encoding methylmalonyl Co-A mutase-associated GTPase MeaB, whose amino-acid sequence is MEDFKQGLLEGKKRAAARLISMGENGQQEALDVIKELYHKTGNAYVIGVTGPPGAGKSTLTDKLVKVCRAAGHKVGVIAVDPTSPFTGGAILGDRIRMSDLNTDPGVFIRSMGARGNLGGISEATGVAVDVLDIYGCEYIFVETVGVGQSEVDIVKSCDTTLMVMVPGLGDDIQAIKAGVMEIGDVFVINKADRDGAEKTAREIRMMLEFNKNEWNPPVNMAIAVENQGIKELLDSIFEHREYMTGSGKGHVRRVENRKSELLTIVKERMTRKLFEKTYNGEVIDDLSQKVAKKETDPYSAAEMILEKINMN
- a CDS encoding membrane protein, whose product is MKFDLMTFMMDQFVLMFVAVVTGMILGKLLKIGTSGTLFTGLGMGWAVRKMAVDTVAAGDVASHVKAAHKLLKISVVDKMFFLLFLILFVAAVGLLAADKIGIIIKKYGAKFIILGFIITLLGAATTYGLTLMSKSASPYEVSGVYTGALTSSPGLAAAIETAREHARGWAEDYSNQNDHNKERILNILGEEAVTLENTASLTPEQIDEFVVKAEAGVGVGHAIGYPFGVIIVILAMRFFPILFRLNVDEEYKKFNEEMAAAEAAGGVKEIETVTFDLTAFILACAVGYFIGKIKIFLGPLGYFGLGSTGGVLIASLVFGYIGKVGMFHFRMDKKILAAIREVGLALFLAIVGLRYGFAVIDSLTGSGLFLAFVSLMVGIIAMTIGFIVGKYAMGINWIMLSGAICGGMTSTPGLGVAIDAVGNDDPAAGYGATYPFALFGMVLFTIILHKMPM
- a CDS encoding DUF3870 domain-containing protein; the protein is MGNRVLVTGYSKIPGGISASDVYSVIGVSMEVDVETGEIIKADCSLVTKLAREFVKRILEGEKLTDISALEHKFKNDYHGSTRKALITATKICCDRYLKALENRKALETSK
- a CDS encoding ABC transporter ATP-binding protein codes for the protein MEKDKDFLKNIIDFENIHINYEVGQPVLENINLKINTDEHWAILGANGSGKSTLIKLISNDLHPNTGYPFRKKLFGEDRWSLFEIRKRLGIITNDLHNHFGIHGKFETAYEVVLSGYYSSIGIYKYHDFTKEQHEKVLEVLEFLEILEIKDKKVHQMSTGQLRRCIIGRALIHDPKALILDEPTVGLDIKAQDSFIKFIQKLSRKTTIILVTHHIEEIFQEITHVALMHNKTIFKQGKKNEILNSKNLSKIFDIKIDLQKENNRYYIKSINN
- a CDS encoding DUF2914 domain-containing protein, which codes for MKKILSLIFFMAVLSLAYGETSYNVSRSVLTDAIVQKEPAPHRNLFYFGERAVFFTELTDIGTDEKKVFHNWYLLKDDGTKEMMASVSLKIKGYRWRTWSSKNLYDKGSWIVDLTDDNGVILESREFTVQ
- a CDS encoding acetyl-CoA hydrolase/transferase family protein; amino-acid sequence: MLKERIRCEELKKKVTTAEEAAKLVKPGMTLVTSGFTPAGYPKAVPLALAKMAEASEEKYDLTLITGASVGDELDGALTRAGAIARRFPYQTNKDMRKALNAGTVAYQDMHLSHVPRYIDYGFFGNIDIAIVEAIAITEDGGIIPTTSVGVSPQGIANADIVIVEINSTQPMELEGCHDIYSVKKPPFSEPIPLKDPGDRIGTTYIPCDPAKIAAIVECDIPDNVRPLGAIDEDSKKISANIIEFFKKEVAEGRLPENLLPLQSGVGSVANAVLGGLVDSDFKDLTCYTEVIQDSMFDLIDAGKVRVASGTSFTPSDTGLVKLKENMKHYAKYCILRPMEISNNPILTRQLGVIAMNTAIEVDMYGHVNSTMIMGNRMMNGLGGSGDFTRNAYISIYTTVSTAKGGDISSIVPMVSHVDHTEHDVQVIVTEQGTADLRGLTARERARAIINNCAHPDYRPALLDYLERAEKEVGGHEPHIIGESLSWHDRFVKTGSMKIK
- the mce gene encoding methylmalonyl-CoA epimerase; the encoded protein is MKALKVDHIGIAVKDLDAVVKFYEDVMGIPLHGIETVEEQKVRVAFMPVGDTEIELLESTSPDGPIAKFIDKKGEGVQHVAFKVENIEEAIADMKEKGYRMIDESPRYGAGGAKIAFMHPKGTCGVLIELSERQ